One Orrella dioscoreae genomic window carries:
- the sctT gene encoding type III secretion system export apparatus subunit SctT: protein MDITVHEMGREAIQLLIMTGLCSIRLAVLFIIFPPTAGDYLQGLVRNGIVIVWSFFIAVSQSPDQLLMHGAVLVLICLKEALIGLVLGYAAGAVFWVAQSVGSYVDELNGYNNVQSSNPSYGEQTSILGTLLGQCAIVVFWGLGGMIVLLGILYDSYRWWPLASLSPAPAAMLGDFVLRQTDSMMLMLAKMAMPFMVLLVIIDLAIGMAARVAAKLELQTLGQPLKGAFALVALAMLVATFVDQVKDQITLAELREQISALGLREGPAGGAATPLQGRGDR, encoded by the coding sequence ATGGACATCACCGTGCACGAGATGGGCCGCGAGGCGATCCAGCTGCTCATCATGACCGGACTGTGCAGCATCCGGCTGGCCGTGCTCTTCATCATCTTCCCCCCCACGGCGGGAGACTATCTGCAGGGCCTCGTGCGCAACGGCATCGTGATCGTCTGGAGTTTCTTCATCGCGGTCAGCCAGTCGCCCGACCAGTTGCTGATGCACGGCGCGGTGCTGGTGCTCATTTGCCTGAAAGAGGCGCTCATCGGGCTGGTGCTGGGCTACGCGGCGGGGGCGGTGTTCTGGGTGGCGCAAAGCGTGGGCAGCTATGTGGACGAACTGAACGGCTACAACAATGTCCAGTCATCCAACCCCAGCTACGGCGAACAGACCAGCATCCTGGGGACCCTGCTTGGCCAGTGCGCCATCGTCGTCTTCTGGGGGCTGGGCGGCATGATCGTATTGCTCGGCATCCTGTACGACTCCTATCGCTGGTGGCCGCTGGCGTCGCTGTCGCCGGCGCCAGCGGCCATGCTGGGAGACTTCGTGTTGCGGCAGACGGATTCCATGATGCTGATGCTGGCCAAGATGGCCATGCCATTCATGGTGCTCCTGGTCATCATCGACCTGGCCATCGGCATGGCGGCGCGCGTGGCCGCCAAACTGGAGCTGCAAACGTTGGGGCAGCCCCTGAAAGGCGCTTTTGCGTTGGTCGCGCTGGCGATGCTGGTGGCCACGTTCGTCGATCAGGTGAAAGACCAGATCACCCTGGCGGAATTGCGTGAGCAGATATCCGCTCTCGGTTTGCGCGAGGGGCCGGCGGGCGGTGCCGCCACGCCGCTGCAGGGCAGGGGGGATCGCTGA
- a CDS encoding type III secretion protein HrpB4 — MVEPIPIGAGDRHRVQARQVARRLLSHQRHRRQVDTWLHDSRQDVGMQVLRGASGGVTAEQAERWLSAAGLPMPALDAFLRGGQALYGLSVGNMVRLARLRALHAHAAELRHWIDTPRRALLASWLGPRAGEWVSGILAHASPASVESGGALSRCCADSLAWQGYCLLLRDGVVFDQGPCGLIPLALDAACAVGVPAVCDWADTRGSLLVAQLAVRHEEMLA, encoded by the coding sequence ATGGTCGAACCCATTCCCATTGGCGCGGGCGACCGCCACCGGGTGCAGGCCCGGCAGGTGGCGCGCCGCCTGCTTTCCCACCAGCGCCACAGGCGCCAGGTGGACACGTGGCTGCATGACTCGCGCCAGGACGTAGGCATGCAGGTGCTGCGCGGCGCGTCCGGCGGCGTCACGGCGGAACAGGCGGAACGCTGGTTGTCCGCCGCCGGGTTGCCCATGCCCGCGCTGGATGCATTCCTGCGAGGAGGACAGGCGCTGTACGGCCTGTCCGTCGGCAACATGGTCCGGCTCGCCCGCCTGCGCGCGCTGCATGCCCATGCGGCCGAACTGCGCCATTGGATCGACACGCCGCGCCGCGCGTTGCTGGCGTCGTGGCTGGGTCCGCGGGCAGGCGAGTGGGTGTCGGGCATCCTGGCCCACGCATCGCCTGCCAGTGTCGAGTCCGGCGGCGCGTTGTCGCGCTGTTGCGCCGACTCGCTGGCTTGGCAAGGGTATTGCCTGCTGCTTCGCGACGGCGTGGTGTTCGACCAGGGGCCTTGTGGCCTCATTCCGCTGGCGCTCGATGCGGCCTGCGCCGTGGGCGTGCCGGCGGTGTGCGATTGGGCCGACACGCGCGGCAGCCTGTTGGTGGCGCAACTGGCCGTCAGGCACGAGGAGATGCTGGCATGA
- the sctL gene encoding type III secretion system stator protein SctL has protein sequence MMVWLRAPGEGELAIGLADAVIPAHAQGRLMSLDEAWVATHQACEARMAEAQARAKACLGEAEIAAASLLADAQAAYETAALRGAEQGRVDALAQWWEEADAALALRHAAQLASRDEVAAIVVEAVSRIVRVHAPGDLFARAVQTVEGIIGEHAAIVVQVHPEDQAAASEAFAQLAERWRAAGKPMSVTVEADAGLAAGACVCQTEVGTVDASLDVQLRALAAVLQRSLDKQEG, from the coding sequence ATGATGGTCTGGCTGCGCGCGCCCGGCGAAGGGGAACTGGCCATCGGTCTGGCGGACGCGGTCATTCCCGCGCATGCGCAAGGCCGTCTGATGTCGCTCGATGAAGCCTGGGTGGCGACTCACCAGGCCTGCGAGGCGCGGATGGCCGAGGCGCAGGCGCGGGCGAAGGCCTGCCTGGGCGAGGCGGAAATCGCGGCGGCGTCCCTGCTGGCCGATGCGCAGGCCGCCTACGAGACGGCGGCCTTGCGTGGCGCGGAACAGGGACGCGTGGATGCCCTGGCGCAATGGTGGGAAGAGGCCGATGCCGCGCTTGCCTTGCGGCATGCCGCCCAGCTTGCTTCGCGCGACGAGGTGGCGGCGATCGTGGTGGAGGCGGTCAGCCGTATCGTGCGCGTGCATGCCCCCGGCGATCTCTTCGCGCGGGCGGTCCAGACCGTGGAGGGGATCATCGGCGAGCATGCGGCGATCGTGGTGCAGGTGCACCCCGAGGACCAGGCGGCCGCCAGCGAAGCATTCGCGCAGCTGGCCGAGCGCTGGCGGGCCGCGGGCAAGCCCATGTCCGTGACGGTGGAAGCCGATGCGGGCCTGGCCGCCGGCGCCTGCGTCTGCCAGACCGAGGTGGGCACCGTGGACGCCAGCCTGGACGTCCAGTTGCGTGCGCTCGCGGCCGTGTTGCAGCGATCGCTGGACAAGCAGGAAGGATGA
- the sctN gene encoding type III secretion system ATPase SctN: protein MTQPPPASSPLPLGEPPRQAWTELIGSIGRALHERPLTACTGKVQEVVGTLIRAVGVDAQIGELCELRRADGSLLQRAEVVGFARESALLSPFGPVDGLSRSTQVHALGRALSIQVGEGLVGRVVDSLGEPLDGRGAITGRAWRSAFGEPPNPMARPLMDTALETGVRAVDGLLTLGIGQRIGIFAPAGAGKSTLLGMLARGARCDINVIALIGERGREVREFISQTLGEEGMARSVVVCATSDRSAIERAKAAHIATAIAEDFRDQGKHVLLMMDSLTRYARAQREIGLAAGEPPTRRGFPPSTFAELPRLLERTGLNEKGAITAVYTVLAEDESGDDPVAEEVRGLLDGHVVLSREIAARNHYPAIDVLASLSRVMPQVVAPSHQRAAGRLRSLMARHREVETLVQIGEYQAGSDPLADQALARHGAIQAFLAQRTDEFQAFDDTFDGLALLADLPR from the coding sequence ATGACCCAGCCGCCGCCTGCCTCCTCGCCCCTGCCCTTGGGCGAACCTCCGCGCCAGGCCTGGACGGAGCTGATCGGATCGATCGGCCGCGCGCTGCATGAACGCCCGCTGACGGCCTGCACCGGCAAGGTGCAGGAGGTGGTGGGCACGCTGATACGTGCCGTTGGGGTGGACGCGCAGATCGGCGAGCTGTGCGAGCTGCGTCGTGCCGATGGCTCGTTGTTGCAGCGGGCCGAGGTGGTGGGATTCGCCCGCGAGTCGGCCTTGCTCTCGCCTTTCGGACCGGTCGATGGCCTGTCCCGCTCGACCCAGGTGCACGCGCTGGGGCGGGCCCTGTCCATCCAGGTCGGTGAAGGCCTCGTGGGCCGCGTGGTCGATAGCCTGGGCGAGCCGCTGGATGGCCGTGGCGCCATTACCGGCCGAGCCTGGCGTTCGGCCTTCGGCGAACCGCCCAATCCCATGGCGCGTCCACTGATGGATACGGCGCTGGAGACGGGTGTGCGCGCCGTCGACGGGCTGCTGACCTTGGGCATCGGCCAGCGTATCGGCATTTTCGCGCCTGCCGGCGCGGGCAAGAGCACCCTGCTTGGCATGCTCGCGCGCGGCGCGCGCTGCGACATCAACGTCATCGCCCTGATCGGCGAACGAGGCCGCGAGGTGCGCGAGTTCATCAGCCAGACCCTGGGCGAGGAAGGCATGGCCAGGTCCGTGGTCGTCTGCGCCACGTCGGACCGCTCCGCCATCGAGCGGGCGAAGGCGGCCCACATCGCCACGGCCATCGCCGAGGACTTCAGGGATCAGGGCAAGCATGTGCTGCTGATGATGGACTCCCTTACCCGCTACGCGCGTGCGCAGCGCGAGATCGGCCTGGCAGCGGGCGAGCCGCCGACCCGCCGCGGCTTTCCGCCTTCGACCTTCGCCGAGCTGCCGCGCCTGCTGGAGCGCACGGGCTTGAATGAAAAGGGGGCGATCACCGCCGTCTATACCGTGCTGGCCGAGGACGAGAGCGGTGACGACCCGGTGGCCGAGGAAGTGCGCGGCCTGCTGGATGGGCACGTCGTGCTGTCGCGCGAGATCGCGGCGCGCAACCATTACCCCGCGATCGACGTGCTGGCAAGCCTGTCGCGCGTCATGCCCCAGGTGGTGGCGCCTTCGCATCAGCGCGCGGCGGGCCGGCTGCGCAGCTTGATGGCCCGGCATCGCGAGGTGGAAACCCTGGTGCAGATTGGCGAGTACCAGGCCGGCAGCGACCCCCTGGCGGACCAGGCCTTGGCGCGACACGGCGCGATCCAGGCATTCCTTGCCCAGCGCACGGACGAGTTCCAGGCCTTCGACGACACGTTCGATGGCCTGGCCCTGCTGGCGGACCTGCCAAGGTGA
- the sctJ gene encoding type III secretion system inner membrane ring lipoprotein SctJ encodes MMTPALLRRARACVLAPACVLLLAACSDQTLYSNLSERDSNEVVAALLEAGIPARKESPDGGKSWSAVVKRDAMVQAMEVLRVRGLPERSYDNLGELFKKDGFVSTPVQERVRFIYGSEQQLSETLSRIDGVILARVHIVLPNNDPLATSVRPSSASVFIKYRSDANLDALTPQIKNMVVHSVEGLSYDQVSLTLVQADPLVMPAQARASEPDRNLLVGAALGLFLLGASAIALALRRHAAGWPEALGGLFGRSRREGKAVAANANE; translated from the coding sequence ATGATGACGCCCGCCCTCCTGCGGCGCGCGCGCGCCTGCGTCCTGGCACCCGCGTGCGTGCTGTTGCTGGCTGCGTGTTCGGACCAGACGCTTTACAGCAACCTGAGCGAGCGGGACTCCAACGAAGTGGTGGCGGCGCTGCTTGAGGCCGGCATCCCGGCGCGTAAGGAAAGCCCGGACGGCGGCAAGAGCTGGAGCGCGGTGGTCAAGCGCGACGCCATGGTGCAGGCCATGGAAGTGCTGCGCGTGCGCGGCCTGCCGGAGCGCAGCTACGACAACCTGGGCGAGCTCTTCAAGAAGGACGGTTTCGTGTCCACGCCGGTGCAGGAGCGCGTGCGCTTCATCTACGGCAGCGAACAGCAGCTTTCCGAGACCTTGTCGCGGATCGACGGCGTGATCCTGGCACGCGTGCACATCGTGCTGCCCAATAACGATCCGCTTGCCACGTCGGTGCGGCCGTCCTCGGCGTCGGTCTTCATCAAGTACCGTTCCGACGCCAACCTGGACGCGCTCACGCCCCAGATCAAGAACATGGTGGTGCACAGCGTCGAGGGGCTGTCGTATGACCAGGTCAGCCTGACACTGGTGCAGGCCGACCCGCTGGTCATGCCGGCGCAGGCGCGCGCCAGCGAGCCGGACCGGAATCTGCTGGTGGGCGCGGCGTTGGGACTCTTCCTGCTGGGGGCCTCGGCAATTGCGCTGGCATTGCGGCGCCACGCCGCCGGCTGGCCCGAGGCGCTGGGTGGCCTGTTCGGCCGCTCTCGCCGCGAGGGCAAGGCCGTGGCGGCCAACGCCAACGAGTAA